From Daucus carota subsp. sativus chromosome 6, DH1 v3.0, whole genome shotgun sequence, the proteins below share one genomic window:
- the LOC108226135 gene encoding UDP-glycosyltransferase 76B1, whose product MGGRLLLFPLPFQGHINPMLQLASILYSKGFNITIIHTFCNSPNKSNYPHFAFEAISEETLTASPTMQGSVTNVVLLNKVCFDPFRDCVKRLLSNASADEPILCLITDALLYFTQAVADLLMLPRLVLRTSSLSAFHVLRLHPVLLQKGYLSEGLDSHSDAPVPEAQPLKVKDISRTYKIEGEDLAEIISGMVMGIKASSGIIWNTFVELEQPVLNTIQQNFPIPSFTIGPFHKYFTASASSLLEQDRTAISWLDMQAPLSVLYVSFGSVAAIDKSEFFEMAWGLANSKQKFLWVVRPGVIRGSEWLEPFPPGLQEAVSERGHIIKWAPQQEVLAHPATACFWSHCGWNSTLESVCEGVPMICSPSFGDQPTNARCVETVWKVGLVLENGFEREEIERAIRRVMIDQEGKEMKMRMSCLKEKVNLCLMEGGSSYKSLEDLVSFILSF is encoded by the exons ATGGGTGGGAGGTTGCTGCTCTTTCCATTACCGTTTCAAGGCCACATAAACCCCATGCTTCAGCTTGCAAGCATCCTCTACTCCAAGGGCTTCAATATCACAATCATCCACACTTTCTGCAACTCTCCCAACAAATCCAACTACCCTCACTTCGCTTTCGAGGCCATCTCAGAAGAAACCCTCACTGCCTCCCCGACCATGCAGGGAAGTGTCACCAACGTCGTGCTTCTCAACAAGGTTTGCTTCGATCCGTTTCGCGACTGCGTGAAGAGGCTCTTGTCGAATGCTTCTGCAGACGAGCCTATTCTCTGCTTGATAACGGATGCTTTGTTGTACTTTACTCAAGCTGTCGCGGACTTGCTTATGCTGCCGAGGCTTGTTTTGAGAACGAGTAGTCTTTCTGCGTTTCATGTTCTTCGTCTCCATCCGGTCTTGCTTCAGAAAGGCTATCTCTCAGAAGGTTTAG ATTCTCATTCAGATGCACCAGTACCAGAGGCGCAACCTCTTAAAGTAAAAGATATTTCACGGACCTATAAGATTGAGGGAGAAGATCTGGCTGAAATAATCTCAGGAATGGTGATGGGAATTAAAGCATCTTCGGGGATCATTTGGAACACCTTTGTAGAACTTGAACAACCTGTATTGAATACTATTCAACAAAATTTCCCGATCCCCAGTTTCACAATTGGTCCATTTCATAAATACTTTACAGCATCCGCAAGTAGCTTACTAGAACAAGACCGGACTGCAATTTCTTGGTTAGACATGCAAGCACCACTCTCCGTCTTGTATGTTAGTTTTGGGAGCGTTGCAGCTATAGATAAGAGTGAATTCTTTGAGATGGCTTGGGGCTTAGCCAATAGTAAGCAGAAATTCTTGTGGGTGGTTAGACCTGGAGTCATCCGTGGCTCGGAGTGGCTGGAGCCCTTTCCACCTGGGCTCCAAGAGGCAGTGAGCGAAAGGGGTCATATCATTAAATGGGCTCCTCAACAAGAAGTGCTGGCTCATCCTGCAACAGCATGCTTTTGGAGTCACTGTGGATGGAATTCGACGTTGGAGAGCGTTTGTGAAGGAGTCCCAATGATTTGTTCCCCTAGTTTTGGAGACCAGCCGACCAATGCAAGGTGTGTAGAGACTGTTTGGAAAGTGGGACTGGTTTTGGAGAATGGTTTCGAGAGAGAGGAGATAGAAAGGGCAATCAGGAGAGTAATGATTGATCAAGAAGGGAAAGAGATGAAGATGAGAATGTCTTGTCTAAAGGAGAAGGTAAACCTTTGTTTAATGGAAGGGGGGTCTTCATACAAATCATTAGAAGACTTAGTTAGTTTCATCTtgtcattttaa
- the LOC108226137 gene encoding UDP-glycosyltransferase 91A1, with translation MASVEKLHIVMFPWLAFGHISPYWKLAKLMAAKGHKISFVSTPKIIDSLPKIPQNLAPLINLVKIPLPLVPNLPENAESTTEVPFHKVKYLKLAYDLLQEPMTRFLESSTVDWILADYVSYWLRPIASRLRIRWCHYSVYSASFMGFLGPPSHMIKGDDYRVRPEDFMVKPKWVHFDTNVAMSLYQTLALAPGFEADEETGNVSESYRAGRSLEYCDMVAIRSSVEFEGDWLKLLQDLYKKPVIPVGLLPDVEESKEDDNEDWSEIKDWLDKQAKGSVLFVAFGSEAKLTQAQTTELALGLELTGLPFFWAMKKQRGSSDTEAVELPEGFQDRTRGRGMIYTTWVPQIKILNHESVGALLNSSGYSSVVEAMQFGKALILLPCVYDQGIIAKQLEEKKLGFQIPRDESDGGFTRESVAESVNLIMLDEEGKIYRGKVKDMQAILCDMDKQNGYVDNLLNYLQNHKIMKN, from the coding sequence ATGGCTTCTGTTGAGAAATTGCACATAGTAATGTTCCCTTGGTTAGCCTTTGGTCACATATCTCCCTACTGGAAGCTAGCCAAGCTCATGGCTGCAAAGGGTCACAAGATCTCTTTTGTTTCCACTCCCAAAATTATCGATAGCCTCCCAAAAATCCCTCAGAATCTGGCTCCTTTGATAAATCTTGTCAAGATTCCACTGCCATTAGTACCCAACTTACCCGAAAATGCAGAGTCCACAACTGAGGTTCCATTCCACAAGGTCAAGTACCTGAAACTCGCGTACGATCTTCTTCAAGAACCTATGACTCGTTTCTTGGAATCCAGCACAGTGGATTGGATACTCGCTGATTATGTTTCTTACTGGCTGAGGCCTATTGCTTCGAGACTCCGCATTCGATGGTGTCACTACAGTGTTTACTCTGCTTCCTTCATGGGATTTTTAGGCCCTCCATCTCACATGATCAAGGGCGATGATTACCGCGTGAGGCCAGAAGATTTCATGGTTAAACCTAAGTGGGTTCACTTCGACACAAATGTTGCAATGTCTCTGTATCAGACTCTAGCCCTGGCTCCTGGTTTTGAAGCTGATGAGGAGACGGGAAATGTGAGCGAGTCTTATCGTGCTGGGAGGAGTCTCGAATATTGTGATATGGTGGCAATAAGAAGCAGCGTCGAATTTGAAGGGGATTGGTTAAAATTACTACAGGACCTGTACAAGAAACCCGTGATTCCAGTGGGCTTGTTGCCTGATGTTGAAGAGAGCAAAGAGGATGACAATGAAGATTGGAGTGAGATAAAAGATTGGCTCGACAAACAAGCAAAGGGAAGCGTACTATTTGTAGCTTTTGGGTCCGAGGCCAAATTGACTCAAGCTCAGACCACAGAGTTAGCGCTTGGTCTTGAGCTGACCGGGTTACCATTCTTTTGGGCTATGAAAAAACAAAGGGGCTCGTCTGATACAGAGGCAGTAGAGTTGCCAGAAGGGTTTCAAGACCGAACACGAGGGCGTGGGATGATTTACACCACTTGGGTGCCTCAGATTAAGATATTAAATCATGAGTCGGTCGGTGCCTTGTTGAATTCATCAGGGTACAGCTCAGTAGTAGAGGCAATGCAGTTTGGAAAGGCGCTTATTTTGTTGCCATGTGTGTATGATCAAGGAATTATTGCTAAGCAGCTGGAGGAGAAGAAGCTGGGGTTTCAAATTCCGCGAGATGAGTCAGACGGTGGGTTTACTAGGGAATCAGTGGCGGAGTCAGTTAACTTGATAATGCTCGATGAAGAAGGGAAGATCTACCGAGGCAAAGTGAAAGACATGCAAGCTATCCTGTGTGACATGGATAAGCAAAACGGTTACGTCGATAACCTCTTGAATTATCTACAGAAccataaaattatgaaaaactaA